A DNA window from Trypanosoma brucei brucei TREU927 chromosome 10, whole genome shotgun sequence contains the following coding sequences:
- a CDS encoding protein kinase, putative (curated by M. Parsons, P. Ward, J. Mottram) produces the protein MRANDIVKGRYSTYQLQDLIGKGGNAVVYSAVDRNTGLMVAVKKMEVHDDAAMATCRNEVAILSHLKHPYVIRYIDHAHSGKSFLIVTEFALERSLLQRLKRHGRCGELEVARFMFQITSALAYLHKEKIVHRDIKCANVLLGAAEVVKLSDFGLAVNLGAVHGDTNDEEDGLLSSSAVCDGDGKSVAEEGIVGSVYWMAPEAVRGEPPAESCDIWSLGCLCIELLTGNPPFFDRKPANALYCISETDETPIPTMDVSEECRNFLTQCLDRDASKRPTAAALLKHGWFGGFLAENIVKTLADTQVDGTTSDQVASNSEAIKSWVENNLFNERAEQREEWLRSGCLKRVVAVLPKVTPKVSFHIIRTFVFAAQRCRTESSCFLTRLGEADLWDSAQLGVLGKAESLGALFVCCCERQDPRVLQYAPTHPGALWFLLQCAEVDVAIMCIDALRALLVGTAGEEEENRASFSSRPEVASTNVENITFRRYVSQNRFVSDHAVYAVQRIIEDICYDAFRGDKDPAVGWQNIDKLFEILLQVYRKAGDESIILGPSVSGARQDDPQDSPKGGTGGSVAATATAAVAVSTSIVGGGGGAASAMGDPAGSAATATTSAPSSGEAGRKPINPHIHSPCSPNAGGVNTSSVVVGIASACGKGGKPAEELWLLALQEASRKLCPNAIELLMQYVHLAARNDLKSLNIGGKAIAGTFLVVASNASVDTATRITVLKCLPALQCASPKAANFMRDVRCSVPLLVHTAKNIPVPAEARDDEVLKVLFALCEDNRVAAAFASYGAFIAIAIDRATLACERQRWAEVTLAVRFVELLLAHATDTSCILESHALLRLLLKLSDGDKFPSIVTSVAQRLLNSLQAQTNVG, from the coding sequence ATGCGGGCTAACGACATTGTGAAGGGTAGATATTCCACATATCAGTTACAGGACCTTATTGGTAAGGGTGGTAATGCTGTTGTGTACAGCGCCGTCGACCGCAACACCGGGCTCATGGTTGCTGTCAAGAAAATGGAGGTTCATGATGATGCAGCTATGGCTACGTGCCGGAATGAAGTGGCCATACTTAGCCACTTGAAGCATCCTTATGTCATCCGCTACATTGATCATGCACACTCTGGCAAGTCTTTTCTCATTGTTACCGAATTTGCGCTTGAACGTTCCCTATTGCAGAGACTGAAGCGTCACGGCCGGTGTGGTGAGCTGGAGGTGGCCCGTTTCATGTTTCAGATAACTTCTGCGTTGGCTTACTTGCACAAAGAGAAGATCGTGCACCGTGATATAAAATGCGCCAACGTACTCTTGGGTGCAGCTGAAGTTGTTAAGTTATCGGATTTTGGTTTGGCTGTGAACCTTGGTGCCGTACACGGAGACACAaatgatgaagaggatggCTTGCTGTCAAGCAGCGCAGTGTGTGATGGGGATGGTAAATCTGTCGCAGAAGAAGGTATAGTGGGTTCTGTGTATTGGATGGCTCCCGAAGCTGTGCGGGGTGAGCCACCTGCAGAGAGTTGCGACATTTGGTCGCTTGGGTGCCTTTGCATTGAACTATTGACAGGTAACCCACCCTTCTTTGATCGTAAACCTGCCAACGCATTGTATTGTATAAGCGAAACGGATGAAACACCAATACCTACCATGGATGTGTCGGAGGAGTGCCGCAATTTCTTGACACAGTGTCTTGACAGGGACGCGTCTAAGCGGCCGACCGCAGCGGCGTTGTTGAAGCACGGATGGTTTGGTGGCTTCCTTGCGGAGAACATTGTAAAAACACTCGCAGACACTCAGGTTGATGGCACTACCTCTGACCAGGTGGCTAGTAATTCCGAAGCGATTAAGAGTTGGGTGGAGAATAACCTCTTTAACGAGCGTGCGGAGCAACGTGAGGAATGGCTCAGGAGTGGGTGCCTGAAGAGAGTCGTTGCAGTACTACCGAAGGTGACACCAAAGGTTTCTTTTCACATAATTCGcacctttgtttttgccGCACAGCGTTGTCGTACGGAGTCAAGCTGTTTTCTAACCCGGCTCGGCGAAGCCGATCTGTGGGACAGTGCGCAGCTTGGAGTTCTTGGGAAGGCCGAATCACTTGGCgcgctttttgtttgttgctgtgaGCGACAAGACCCACGCGTGCTGCAGTATGCTCCTACTCACCCGGGGGCACTCTGGTTCCTTTTGCAGTGTGCGGAGGTTGATGTTGCGATCATGTGCATTGACGCTCTGCGCGCCCTGCTCGTAGGAACGGCcggtgaggaggaagaaaaccgAGCTTCCTTTTCGTCACGCCCCGAGGTTGCTTCCACAAACGTGGAGAATATAACGTTTCGTCGCTACGTCTCTCAGAACCGTTTCGTTTCTGACCACGCCGTTTACGCTGTTCAGCGCATTATAGAGGACATATGCTACGACGCATTCCGTGGTGACAAGGATCCCGCTGTCGGGTGGCAGAATATCGACAAACTTTTTGAAATACTTTTACAGGTGTACAGGAAGGCAGGAGACGAGAGTATTATACTAGGCCCGAGTGTGAGTGGTGCACGGCAGGACGACCCTCAAGATTCACCCAAGGGGGGCACAGGTGGTTCTGTGGCTGCCACCGCGacagctgctgttgctgtatCGACTTCCATAgtagggggagggggtggaGCAGCATCAGCTATGGGAGATCCCGCTGGAAGCGCGGCCACGGCCACAACTAGTGCGCCCTCATCAGGTGAAGCAGGCAGGAAACCCATCAATCCTCATATCCACTCCCCCTGCAGCCCCAACGCCGGTGGAGTTAACACCAGCAGCGTCGTTGTTGGCATTGCCAGTGCCTGCGGTAAAGGTGGAAAACCAGCGGAGGAGCTGTGGTTGTTAGCGTTGCAGGAGGCGAGCCGAAAACTCTGTCCGAATGCCATTGAACTTCTTATGCAGTACGTTCATCTTGCTGCTCGCAATGATCTCAAATCCCTTAACATCGGCGGTAAAGCCATTGCAGGCACGTTTCTTGTCGTTGCTTCCAACGCTTCTGTTGACACGGCCACGCGCATTACAGTGCTCAAGTGCCTCCCCGCCTTACAATGTGCATCCCCAAAGGCAGCCAACTTTATGAGAGACGTGCGATGTAGTGTTCCACTCTTAGTGCACACGGCAAAGAATATCCCGGTGCCAGCGGAGGCGCGAGACGATGAGGTGTTGAAGGTCCTTTTCGCTCTCTGCGAGGACAACAGGGTTGCTGCAGCCTTCGCCTCTTACGGTGCTTTTATTGCGATCGCAATTGACCGCGCTACGCTTGCATGTGAGCGACAGCGCTGGGCGGAAGTCACTTTAGCTGTGCGGTTTGTAGAGCTTTTGCTCGCGCACGCCACAGACACCTCGTGCATACTAGAGTCCCATGCTTTGCTGCGTTTGCTGCTGAAGCTTTCCGATGGAGACAAGTTTCCATCGATAGTAACATCTGTGGCGCAGCGATTATTAAACAGTTTGCAGGCACAGACAAATGTGGGATGA
- a CDS encoding actin-like protein, putative (member of ARP6 family (curated by B. Wickstead, Univ. of Oxford)), protein MLAVTARRATMLVGCYSRHWCLPYVRVVTTNSFCFVLFFYKFFFFVFCRMTAGYPVLVVDNGGYMLKALYITSDGKSSFLRGKIAVIPNCVGAASYVGRGIVGEQLFKLPHFHGFMVRRPVDRGFIVDAGLQSYIWEYLLQHLAVADESEVELVMTVPFGAPKQVGELLHYLVAQRFRFRSVTFVSSSFLTLVSSVSRDWLYGKAPGNGKSNKKVREKSNFGSDGVGSESVTGCGMVVDFGFSSTTVVPYVNFIPLQDSIVRIDVGGKLLSNRLKELISFTQVNVTEDGWLVNHIMEQACYVALDPLVSLRKAEYAKRFDKGNGAFAGLRYYLPTVPPLMPLGCREEQLTQIIGKDVVLQEKNSLQHIVFRHEAFLIPELIFNPVDVGICQMGVVEAIVHGTCCRGSLQNMRTLHGAMMRRIIAFGGITKFKNLPERLSTELRKHLKEEGASRVSVPPVKGSAPLQEFVQWSRIGRVRIDLQYNGVGYTPSDCELQPLFGALALITCPVLEPQLKLVQSRSRVELLPGSTAKGSQNRQQASAGPRTLSAVLSALQNLL, encoded by the coding sequence ATGCTTGCCGTGACGGCGCGTCGGGCAACGATGTTAGTGGGTTGTTACAGTCGACATTGGTGCCTACCATATGTGAGAGTGGTGACAACAAatagtttttgttttgttttatttttttacaaattctttttttttgttttttgtagGATGACTGCTGGATATCCGGTTCTTGTAGTTGATAATGGTGGCTATATGCTAAAGGCGCTCTACATTACTAGTGACGGTAAGTCCTCTTTTTTGCGTGGTAAAATTGCCGTAATACCTAATTGTGTTGGAGCTGCTTCATATGTCGGTCGTGGAATTGTCGGTGAGCAGCTTTTCAAGTTACCGCACTTTCATGGCTTTATGGTTCGTCGTCCTGTTGATCGTGGTTTTATTGTGGATGCGGGACTTCAAAGCTACATTTGGGAGTACCTTCTTCAACACTTGGCTGTAGCCGATGAAAGTGAAGTGGAGCTTGTTATGACTGTCCCGTTTGGCGCTCCAAAGCAGGTGGGTGAACTTCTTCACTATTTGGTTGCACAGCGTTTCAGGTTTCGGTCAGTAACATTTGTGAGTTCGTCATTTCTAACGTTAGTGTCTTCTGTTTCACGCGATTGGCTGTATGGAAAGGCACCGGGTAATggtaaaagcaacaaaaaggtgCGTGAAAAGTCAAATTTCGGTTCTGACGGCGTGGGCTCTGAGAGTGTGACCGGGTGTGGGATGGTCGTTGACTTTGGTTTCTCGTCGACAACAGTTGTTCCGTACGTTAATTTCATTCCATTGCAGGATTCTATTGTGCGAATTGACGTTGGTGGGAAGCTCTTGTCAAACAGGCTAAAGGAGCTCATTTCATTTACTCAGGTTAACGTGACGGAAGATGGTTGGTTAGTAAATCACATTATGGAGCAGGCCTGTTATGTGGCTCTGGATCCACTCGTGTCCTTGCGAAAGGCTGAATACGCAAAGCGGTTTGATAAGGGGAACGGTGCTTTTGCAGGGTTGCGGTACTACTTGCCTACTGTTCCACCCCTTATGCCCCTTGGTTGTCGTGAGGAGCAGCTGACTCAAATCATTGGCAAAGACGTTGTGTTGCAGGAGAAAAATTCTTTACAGCATATTGTTTTCCGTCACGAGGCCTTTCTTATCCCGGAGCTTATCTTTAATCCTGTGGATGTGGGCATTTGCCAGATGGGTGTCGTCGAAGCCATAGTTCATGGGACCTGCTGCAGAGGTTCGCTACAGAACATGCGCACGTTGCACGGTGCAATGATGCGACGCATCATTGCGTTTGGTGGTATTACCAAGTTTAAAAATCTTCCTGAGCGACTTTCGACAGAGCTCCGAAAGCATctgaaggaggagggagcATCGAGAGTGAGTGTCCCACCTGTAAAAGGTTCTGCCCCTCTTCAGGAATTCGTTCAATGGTCGCGCATTGGAAGGGTACGTATCGATCTTCAGTATAATGGCGTTGGTTATACACCGAGTGACTGTGAACTTCAACCCCTTTTCGGTGCTCTTGCACTTATCACGTGCCCCGTGCTGGAACCTCAGTTGAAATTGGTGCAAAGCCGGAGTCGTGTGGAGCTCCTGCCGGGAAGCACAGCAAAGGGAAGCCAAAACAGACAACAGGCATCCGCGGGCCCAAGGACTCTTAGTGCGGTTCTCTCGGCGCTTCAAAATTTACTGTAA
- a CDS encoding hexokinase yields the protein MSRRLNNILEHISIQGNDGETVRAVKRDVAMAALTNQFTMSVESMRQIMTYLLYEMVEGLEGRESTVRMLPSYVYKADPKRATGVFYALDLGGTNFRVLRVACKEGAVVDSSTSAFKIPKYALEGNATDLFDFIASNVKKTMETRAPEDLNRTVPLGFTFSFPVEQTKVNRGVLIRWTKGFSTKGVQGNDVIALLQAAFGRVSLKVNVVALCNDTVATMISHYFKDPEVQVGVIIGTGSNACYFETASAVTKDPAVAARGSALTPISMESGNFDSKYRFVLPTTKFDLDIDDASLNKGQQALEKMISGMYLGEIARRVIVHLSSINCLPAALQTALGNRGSFESRFAGMISADRMPGLQFTRSTIQKVCGVDVQSIEDLRIIRDVCRLVRGRAAQLSASFCCAPLVKTQTQGRATIAIDGSVFEKIPSFRRVLQDNINRILGPECDVRAVLAKGGSGVGAALISAIVADGK from the coding sequence ATGTCTAGACGCCTAAACAATATCCTCGAACACATCTCGATCCAGGGAAATGATGGTGAGACTGTGCGTGCCGTTAAGCGTGATGTTGCAATGGCAGCGCTGACCAACCAATTCACAATGAGTGTGGAGTCTATGCGACAGATCATGACATACCTCCTGTACGAGATGGTGGAGGGTCTTGAGGGTCGTGAAAGCACCGTCCGCATGTTACCATCTTATGTATACAAGGCGGACCCTAAGCGTGCTACTGGCGTCTTCTACGCACTTGACCTCGGTGGTACCAACTTCCGTGTGCTGCGCGTTGCATGCAAGGAGGGTGCCGTGGTGGATTCCTCTACTTCTGCATTCAAGATTCCCAAATATGCCCTTGAGGGTAACGCCACCGATCTGTTTGACTTCATTGCATCCAATGTGAAGAAAACCATGGAAACTCGTGCACCTGAGGACCTCAATCGCACAGTTCCTCTTGGGTTTACCTTCAGTTTCCCCGTGGAGCAGACGAAGGTTAACCGTGGTGTGCTTATCCGGTGGACGAAGGGCTTCAGCACGAAAGGCGTTCAAGGAAATGATGTGATTGCCCTTCTTCAGGCTGCTTTTGGGCGAGTGAGCTTGAAGGTGAATGTTGTGGCGTTGTGCAACGACACTGTTGCCACGATGATTTCGCATTACTTTAAGGACCCTGAGGTACAGGTTGGTGTGATTATCGGCACTGGTTCCAATGCGTGCTACTTTGAGACGGCGTCTGCTGTGACGAAGGACcctgccgttgctgctcgTGGGTCAGCACTTACTCCCATCAGTATGGAAAGCGGCAACTTTGACTCCAAGTACCGGTTTGTCCTCCCTACGACGAAGTTCGACTTGGATATTGACGATGCGTCGTTGAACAAAGGTCAACAGGCGCTGGAGAAGATGATATCCGGCATGTACCTCGGCGAAATCGCCCGCCGCGTTATTGTGCACCTGTCGTCTATTAACTGCCTTCCTGCGGCACTGCAGACTGCTTTGGGCAACCGGGGGTCGTTTGAGTCCCGATTTGCCGGGATGATCAGTGCTGACCGTATGCCCGGACTTCAGTTCACTCGCAGCACGATCCAGAAGGTGTGTGGTGTTGACGTGCAGTCAATTGAAGACCTTCGCATCATTCGCGATGTGTGCCGCCTTGTCCGTGGGAGGGCTGCGCAACTCTCTGCTTCCTTCTGCTGCGCTCCACTGGTTAAGACTCAAACACAGGGCCGTGCAACTATTGCAATTGACGGCTCCGTGTTTGAGAAGATTCCGTCATTCCGCCGCGTCTTGCAGGACAACATCAACCGTATCCTTGGCCCTGAGTGCGATGTCAGGGCCGTTCTCGCAAAGGGTGGCAGTGGTGTCGGTGCGGCACTTATCTCCGCTATCGTTGCTGACGGGAAGTGA
- a CDS encoding major vault protein, putative (similar to GB:CAC14329.1: major vault protein {Leishmania major}; similar to Major vault protein alpha (MVP-alpha) (Swiss-Prot:P34118) (Dictyostelium discoideum); similar to Major vault protein (MVP) (Lung resistance- related protein). (Swiss-Prot), whose amino-acid sequence MVDKENQVIRLRPYEYIHVMDRNTCEVMLVEGPRSFTMLDHHISLHDKVQNHVVVPPGHYCEVENPVVKPTASSSVGTLCNEMGHREVRLSQDPFPLHPGEKLVTEPQPMRILAANEAIAVRALKEFTYSVPALGGSNNGEKGDTTGVAVRRRAVGEVWLVRGPCEYVPRVEEVVEGNVTPIFLSAGQSLVLRANCNFTDINGVKRSRGDVWAVTTAGMHFPDPSASVVRVHEGVILSATEAVRVRALRSFFDRLAAVDRVAGERWLVTHDVVPLFIPTVDEEVEEKISLTIVGERQYCEILNVVKGGVCHYGVCEVRHGPCSFFLQPGEVLVGGTVREAHILSSDEALLVVAVRAFVDEDGVEREPASRWLVHGPRKYIPPQGVTVVERRKRMVLSGSEGVYVRDICTGNVRAVHGEAVLLGPEEELWEKPIDPLVHKLLTARRHSMYASRVCTETSVDVGSEGHPRTHKIVMFKVPHNALVQLYDPTTNKSRVEAGPLTVSLGPNEEISVVVLSGGQPKRRGHIHSLFLFLGPDFMADKIVVETLEHARLQLEIAYNWEFDTTDVEHIKRIAFSVPDFVGMACKTLANRIRAAIASEPFDNFHRNSSSLIRRAIFHSHSGTTELRGDSLYFPVNGLVITNVDVRSVEPVEVKMQNALTKSVQLAVEIITKSQENEASHQAMLMEQEEKGALELQLMKDRVSAEEERVKLLRVVAENTAIELCGASKAQALAESEARCVESQGELDVTGIRCEAQSLIAAAQLAGLRERVESKLCHRRAMDELAIAKAKALSDIDATKYEKIFEALGKGTFEAIARAGPELKAKLLQALGLKGFLVTDGSTPINLLGIADCVLHKNGNDALP is encoded by the coding sequence ATGGTGGACAAGGAGAATCAGGTGATTAGGTTGCGACCTTATGAATATATTCATGTAATGGACAGGAACACTTGTGAGGTGATGCTTGTGGAGGGCCCGCGCTCCTTCACGATGTTGGACCACCACATAAGTCTCCACGACAAGGTGCAGAACCACGTTGTTGTTCCACCGGGCCACTACTGCGAAGTAGAGAACCCCGTGGTGAAGCCGACTGCAAGCTCATCTGTGGGGACCCTGTGTAATGAGATGGGCCACCGTGAAGTGCGTTTGAGCCAGGACCCGTTCCCGCTGCACCCTGGCGAGAAACTCGTGACGGAACCTCAGCCGATGCGTATTCTGGCTGCTAACGAAGCGATTGCGGTGCGTGCGTTGAAGGAATTCACATACTCCGTCCCCGCTCTGGGCGGGAGTAACAACGGTGAGAAGGGTGACACCACTGGAGTTGCAGTACGCCGTCGTGCCGTAGGAGAGGTTTGGTTGGTGCGTGGTCCCTGCGAGTACGTTCCGcgtgtggaggaggtggtggagGGCAATGTGACGCCCATTTTTCTATCTGCGGGTCAGTCGCTCGTCTTGCGTGCGAACTGCAATTTCACGGATATTAACGGCGTAAAACGGTCACGGGGTGATGTGTGGGCCGTTACCACTGCGGGCATGCACTTCCCCGATCCGTCGGCGAGCGTCGTGCGTGTGCATGAAGGCGTAATCCTGTCTGCAACGGAAGCGGTGCGTGTGCGTGCACTCCGCTCGTTCTTCGACCGTCTGGCGGCTGTTGATCGTGTAGCTGGGGAGCGGTGGCTTGTGACACATGATGTCGTGCCGCTGTTTATCCCCACAGTGGATGAGGAGGTGGAAGAGAAGATTTCTCTTACAATCGTCGGAGAGCGGCAGTACTGCGAGATACTTAACGTGGTGAAGGGTGGTGTGTGTCACTATGGTGTGTGCGAAGTACGCCATGGTCCATGTTCGTTCTTCCTGCAACCTGGAGAAGTCCTGGTAGGTGGAACTGTGCGGGAGGCGCACATTCTCTCCTCTGACGAGGCGCTTCTCGTCGTCGCCGTCCGTGCCTTTGTGGACGAGGACGGGGTGGAGCGTGAACCTGCATCGCGGTGGTTGGTTCATGGGCCACGGAAGTACATCCCACCGCAAGGCGTGACCGTGGTGGAGCGCCGGAAGCGGATGGTGTTGAGTGGCAGTGAGGGTGTGTATGTACGTGATATTTGCACTGGCAACGTGCGGGCGGTGCATGGTGAGGCTGTGTTGCTGGGGCCTGAAGAGGAGTTATGGGAAAAGCCCATCGACCCGCTGGTGCATAAGCTGCTCACTGCCCGCAGACACTCCATGTACGCTTCTCGTGTGTGCACAGAAACCTCGGTGGATGTTGGTTCTGAGGGCCATCCGAGGACACACAAGATTGTTATGTTCAAGGTGCCGCATAATGCACTGGTGCAGCTGTATGACCCGACGACGAACAAGAGCCGCGTGGAGGCCGGGCCACTGACTGTATCACTTGGTCCGAACGAGGAGATTAGTGTGGTTGTGCTCTCCGGTGGGCAACCGAAGCGGCGTGGTCACATTCACTcactgtttctctttttgggTCCTGACTTTATGGCTGACAAGATTGTTGTCGAAACACTTGAGCACGCGCGGTTGCAACTTGAAATTGCGTACAATTGGGAGTTCGACACAACGGATGTGGAGCATATCAAGCGTATCGCCTTCAGCGTGCCGGACTTCGTTGGCATGGCGTGCAAGACACTGGCGAACCGAATCCGTGCTGCGATTGCCAGTGAACCGTTTGATAACTTCCATCGAAATTCATCCTCCCTCATACGGCGGGCCATATTCCACTCACACTCCGGAACGACGGAGCTGCGTGGCGACAGTCTTTACTTTCCTGTGAACGGCCTTGTGATAACAAATGTGGACGTACGCAGCGTTGAACCGGTTGAGGTGAAGATGCAAAACGCCCTCACGAAAAGTGTACAGCTCGCTGTGGAGATTATTACCAAGTCCCAGGAAAACGAGGCTTCCCACCAGGCGATGTTAATGGagcaggaggagaagggtgCGCTAGAGCTGCAACTGATGAAGGACCGCGTGTCGGCAGAGGAGGAGCGAGTGAAACTGTTGCGTGTTGTTGCCGAAAACACTGCAATCGAACTGTGCGGCGCGAGCAAGGCGCAGGCGTTGGCTGAGAGCGAGGCGCGTTGCGTGGAGTCGCAGGGCGAATTGGATGTAACAGGGATAAGATGTGAAGCCCAGTCGCTGATTGCCGCTGCGCAGCTTGCCGGTCTCCGGGAGCGGGTGGAAAGCAAACTCTGCCACCGGCGGGCTATGGATGAACTTGCTATCGCGAAAGCCAAGGCCCTCTCGGACATCGATGCGACGAAGTATGAGAAGATATTTGAGGCTCTGGGTAAGGGAACATTTGAAGCTATTGCGCGGGCTGGACCGGAACTAAAGGCGAAATTGCTGCAGGCGCTTGGTCTCAAGGGATTCCTTGTAACTGATGGTTCAACACCGATTAATTTGCTCGGAATTGCAGACTGCGTGCTGCACAAAAATGGGAACGACGCGTTGCCATGA
- a CDS encoding hexokinase produces MSRRLNNILEHISIQGNDGETVRAVKRDVAMAALTNQFTMSVESMRQIMTYLLYEMVEGLEGRESTVRMLPSYVYKADPKRATGVFYALDLGGTNFRVLRVACKEGAVVDSSTSAFKIPKYALEGNATDLFGFIASNVKKTMETRAPEDLNRTVPLGFTFSFPVEQTKVNRGVLIRWTKGFSTKGVQGNDVIALLQAAFGRVSLKVNVVALCNDTVGTLISHYFKDPEVQVGVIIGTGSNACYFETASAVTKDPAVAARGSALTPINMESGNFDSKYRFVLPTTKFDLDIDDASLNKGQQALEKMISGMYLGEIARRVIVHLSSINCLPAALQTALGNRGSFESRFAGMISADRMPGLQFTRSTIQKVCGVDVQSIEDLRIIRDVCRLVRGRAAQLSASFCCAPLVKTQTQGRATIAIDGSVFEKIPSFRRVLQDNINRILGPECDVRAVLAKDGSGIGAAFISAMVVNDK; encoded by the coding sequence ATGTCTAGACGCCTAAACAATATCCTCGAACACATCTCGATCCAGGGAAATGATGGTGAGACTGTGCGTGCCGTTAAGCGTGATGTTGCAATGGCAGCGCTGACCAACCAATTCACAATGAGTGTCGAGTCTATGCGACAGATCATGACATACCTCCTGTACGAGATGGTGGAGGGTCTTGAGGGTCGTGAAAGCACCGTCCGCATGTTACCATCTTATGTATACAAGGCGGACCCTAAGCGTGCTACTGGCGTCTTCTACGCACTTGACCTCGGTGGTACCAACTTCCGTGTGCTGCGCGTTGCATGCAAGGAGGGTGCCGTGGTGGATTCCTCTACTTCTGCATTCAAGATTCCCAAATATGCCCTTGAGGGTAACGCCACCGATCTGTTTGGCTTCATTGCATCCAATGTGAAGAAAACCATGGAAACTCGTGCACCTGAGGACCTCAATCGCACAGTTCCTCTTGGGTTTACCTTCAGTTTCCCCGTGGAGCAGACGAAGGTTAACCGTGGTGTGCTTATCCGGTGGACGAAGGGCTTCAGCACGAAAGGCGTTCAAGGAAATGATGTGATTGCCCTTCTTCAGGCTGCTTTTGGGCGAGTGAGCTTGAAGGTGAATGTTGTGGCGTTGTGCAACGACACTGTTGGAACATTAATTTCGCATTACTTTAAGGACCCTGAGGTACAGGTTGGTGTGATTATCGGCACTGGTTCCAATGCGTGCTACTTTGAGACGGCGTCTGCTGTGACGAAGGACcctgccgttgctgctcgTGGGTCAGCACTTACTCCCATCAATATGGAAAGCGGCAACTTTGACTCCAAGTACCGGTTTGTCCTCCCTACGACGAAGTTCGACTTGGATATTGACGATGCGTCGTTGAACAAAGGTCAACAGGCGCTGGAGAAGATGATATCCGGCATGTACCTCGGCGAAATCGCCCGCCGCGTTATTGTGCACCTGTCGTCTATTAACTGCCTTCCTGCGGCACTGCAGACTGCTTTGGGCAACCGGGGGTCGTTTGAGTCCCGATTTGCCGGGATGATCAGTGCTGACCGTATGCCCGGACTTCAGTTCACTCGCAGCACGATCCAGAAGGTGTGTGGTGTTGACGTGCAGTCAATTGAAGACCTTCGCATCATTCGCGATGTGTGCCGCCTTGTCCGTGGGAGGGCTGCGCAACTCTCTGCTTCCTTCTGCTGCGCTCCACTGGTTAAGACTCAAACACAGGGCCGTGCAACTATTGCAATTGACGGCTCCGTGTTTGAGAAGATTCCGTCATTCCGCCGCGTCTTGCAGGACAACATCAACCGTATCCTTGGCCCTGAGTGCGATGTCAGGGCCGTTCTCGCAAAGGATGGCAGTGGAATTGGTGCTGCATTTATTTCCGCAATGGTGGTGAACGACAAGTAA